The following proteins are encoded in a genomic region of Catellatospora sp. TT07R-123:
- a CDS encoding CBM35 domain-containing protein, producing MRSRSTPARLAAAVTTGLLTAAVLTAPATAAPTRYEAESATISQGAVATNHLNYSGTGFVDTVNVAGSYVQWTINAATAGTAALGLRYANSGGADRPADIAVNGTAVAAAASFPVTANWDTWTTKTVTATVNAGSNTVRITATTAGGLANIDYLDAEVAATTEYQAENATIFHGVVEANHTGFTGTGFVNGDNETGSYTEFTVSAASAGSATLELRYANGTTGTRPAAVAVNGATVATPSFAPTADWDTWAVQNVTANLVAGTNTVRVTSTTANGGPNLDRLRLLPATSGPFMAVAPYEYFGWGDPQSPTAVMSATGIKWFTLAFMLSDGTCNPMWDGSRPLTGGDDQAKINAIRGAGGDVIVSFGGWSGNKLGEKCSSASALAGAYQKVVNAYGLKAIDVDIEDTEFSTASVRQRVVDALKIVKTNNPGIRTFITFGTTPTGPDATGKDLISKGAAAGLDNDGWTIMPFDFGGHTGTMGQATVSAAEGLKNAVKTAYGYSDATAYAKIGVSSMNGITDEPGETVTIADFQTILAYAQQHHLARLTFWSINRDRACGTGSDADSCSGVSQQPYAFTKILVQYTG from the coding sequence ATGCGCAGTCGCAGCACACCCGCGCGCCTGGCCGCGGCGGTGACGACCGGCCTGCTCACGGCCGCCGTCCTCACCGCCCCGGCCACCGCCGCCCCCACCCGCTACGAGGCCGAGAGCGCCACCATCTCGCAGGGTGCCGTCGCCACCAACCACCTGAACTACAGCGGCACCGGCTTCGTCGACACGGTCAACGTCGCGGGCAGCTACGTGCAGTGGACGATCAACGCCGCCACCGCCGGGACCGCCGCCCTCGGCCTCCGCTACGCCAACTCCGGCGGCGCCGACCGCCCCGCCGACATCGCCGTCAACGGCACGGCGGTCGCGGCCGCCGCGAGCTTCCCCGTCACCGCCAACTGGGACACCTGGACCACCAAGACCGTGACCGCGACTGTCAACGCGGGCAGCAACACCGTCCGGATCACGGCGACCACGGCGGGCGGCCTGGCCAACATCGACTACCTCGACGCCGAGGTGGCCGCCACCACCGAATACCAGGCCGAGAACGCGACGATCTTCCACGGCGTCGTCGAGGCCAACCACACCGGCTTCACCGGCACCGGCTTCGTCAACGGCGACAACGAGACCGGCAGCTACACCGAGTTCACGGTCAGCGCGGCGAGCGCGGGCAGCGCCACGCTGGAGCTGCGCTACGCCAACGGCACCACCGGCACGCGGCCCGCAGCCGTCGCGGTCAACGGCGCGACCGTCGCCACCCCGTCGTTCGCGCCCACCGCCGACTGGGACACCTGGGCCGTCCAGAACGTCACCGCGAACCTGGTCGCGGGCACGAACACCGTGCGGGTCACCAGCACCACCGCCAACGGCGGGCCGAACCTGGACCGGCTGCGGCTGCTGCCGGCCACCAGCGGGCCGTTCATGGCGGTCGCGCCGTACGAGTACTTCGGCTGGGGCGACCCGCAGAGCCCGACGGCGGTCATGTCCGCCACCGGGATCAAGTGGTTCACGCTGGCGTTCATGCTCTCGGACGGCACCTGCAACCCGATGTGGGACGGATCGCGGCCGCTGACCGGCGGCGACGACCAGGCGAAGATCAACGCGATCCGGGGCGCGGGCGGCGACGTGATCGTGTCGTTCGGCGGCTGGAGCGGCAACAAGCTCGGCGAGAAGTGCTCGTCGGCGTCCGCGCTGGCCGGGGCCTACCAGAAGGTCGTCAACGCGTACGGGCTCAAGGCGATCGACGTCGACATCGAGGACACCGAGTTCTCGACCGCGTCGGTGCGCCAGCGGGTGGTCGACGCGCTGAAGATCGTGAAGACGAACAACCCCGGCATCCGCACGTTCATCACGTTCGGGACGACGCCGACCGGGCCGGACGCCACCGGCAAGGACCTGATCAGCAAGGGCGCGGCGGCCGGGCTGGACAACGACGGCTGGACGATCATGCCGTTCGACTTCGGCGGGCACACCGGGACCATGGGCCAGGCGACGGTCAGCGCGGCCGAGGGACTGAAGAACGCGGTCAAGACGGCGTACGGCTACAGCGACGCCACGGCGTACGCGAAGATCGGCGTCTCGTCGATGAACGGGATCACCGACGAGCCCGGGGAGACGGTCACCATCGCCGACTTCCAGACCATCCTGGCGTACGCCCAGC
- a CDS encoding PQQ-dependent sugar dehydrogenase, which produces MTSIRGRTRRRATLAAGSLLLASLLTAAPAHAAPTRYEAENATISQGVIEANHLNYSGTGFVNTDNVVGSYVQWTATAADAGPAVLKIRYANGTAVDRPADITVNGFLVAGGVSFAGTGNWDTWATKTLAFTANAGANTVRVASTSVNGTANLDYIETEVEAASTDYQAESATLSQAAAATNHTGYTGTGFVDYTNVAGGYVEFTVSKLVAGTAKLTLRYANGTGADRPLDLAVNGNTAASDLSFPATANWDTWADQTISVSLPAGTSKVRATATGASGGPNLDRLRVASQSDSTAPTTPGQPSCANIADTALDLSWGASTDDTGVIAYDVYHDGNKLTSAAAPAVGTRLTGLSPNTEYRLSVFARDAAGNTSLSSAQAICTTLASSDAQAPTVPGTPAASGVTGTGATLSWGASTDNIGVTAYDVRIGTTVVKSVTGTPPATSAAVTGLACNTAYTLNVVARDAGGNVSAASPTVSFTTTACSGGVPSAIGTLSTGWTIPWGTWFMPDGQTALVTERDDKVTAGQFKVFKVTLAGARTQVGTVPNVVTTNGEGGLLGVAADPNWATNHFIYLMHTASEGNRIARMTYNGTSLSGYTVLVQGIAKNRYHNGGRLAFGPDGYLYATTGDAQTSNLAQDKNSLNGKVLRMRTDGTPAPGNPFGTLVYSYGHRNPQGLAWDSQGRLWEAEFGNSLYDELNLIKPGLNYGWPTCEGTCSVAGMENPKRQWSVDTASPSGIAIVRDTVYMAALRGERMWRIPLLSGESTGTPTAYYVGTYGRLRTVTKVPGADQLWLSTTNSDNNGGAANGSDTIFKITIS; this is translated from the coding sequence ATGACATCCATCCGGGGACGCACCCGCCGCCGCGCCACGCTGGCGGCCGGCAGCCTCCTGCTCGCGTCGCTGCTCACGGCGGCGCCCGCGCACGCCGCACCCACCCGCTACGAGGCCGAGAACGCCACGATCTCGCAGGGCGTGATCGAGGCCAACCACCTCAACTACAGCGGTACCGGCTTCGTCAACACCGACAACGTCGTCGGCAGCTACGTGCAGTGGACCGCCACGGCCGCCGACGCGGGCCCGGCGGTGCTGAAGATCCGCTACGCCAACGGCACCGCCGTCGACCGGCCCGCCGACATCACCGTCAACGGCTTCCTGGTCGCGGGCGGGGTCTCGTTCGCCGGCACCGGCAACTGGGACACCTGGGCCACCAAGACCCTCGCCTTCACCGCCAACGCGGGCGCCAACACGGTCCGGGTGGCCTCGACCAGCGTCAACGGCACCGCCAACCTCGACTACATCGAGACCGAGGTGGAGGCCGCCAGCACCGACTACCAGGCCGAGTCCGCGACGCTGTCGCAGGCGGCGGCCGCGACCAACCACACCGGGTACACCGGCACCGGCTTCGTCGACTACACCAACGTCGCGGGCGGGTACGTCGAGTTCACCGTGTCGAAGCTGGTCGCGGGCACCGCCAAGCTGACCCTGCGCTACGCCAACGGCACCGGCGCCGACCGGCCGCTGGACCTCGCCGTCAACGGCAACACCGCCGCGAGCGACCTCTCGTTCCCGGCCACGGCCAACTGGGACACCTGGGCCGACCAGACCATCTCGGTCAGCCTGCCCGCCGGGACCAGCAAGGTCCGGGCCACGGCCACCGGCGCCAGCGGCGGCCCCAACCTCGACCGGCTCCGGGTGGCCTCGCAGTCGGACTCGACGGCACCGACCACGCCGGGCCAGCCGAGCTGCGCGAACATCGCCGACACCGCCCTGGACCTGTCCTGGGGCGCGTCCACCGACGACACCGGCGTCATCGCGTACGACGTCTACCACGACGGCAACAAGCTGACGTCCGCCGCCGCACCGGCGGTCGGCACCCGGCTGACCGGCCTGTCCCCCAACACCGAGTACCGCCTGTCGGTGTTCGCCCGCGACGCGGCCGGCAACACGTCGCTGTCCAGCGCGCAGGCGATCTGCACCACGCTGGCCAGCTCCGACGCCCAGGCGCCGACGGTCCCGGGCACCCCGGCCGCCTCCGGCGTGACCGGCACCGGCGCCACGCTGAGCTGGGGCGCCTCGACCGACAACATCGGCGTCACCGCGTACGACGTGCGCATCGGCACCACCGTGGTCAAGTCGGTGACCGGCACCCCGCCCGCGACCAGTGCCGCGGTCACGGGGCTGGCGTGCAACACGGCGTACACGCTGAACGTGGTCGCCCGCGACGCGGGCGGCAACGTCTCGGCCGCGAGCCCGACGGTGTCGTTCACGACCACCGCGTGCAGCGGCGGCGTGCCGTCGGCGATCGGCACCCTGTCCACCGGCTGGACCATCCCGTGGGGCACCTGGTTCATGCCCGACGGCCAGACCGCCCTGGTCACCGAGCGGGACGACAAGGTGACGGCCGGGCAGTTCAAGGTGTTCAAGGTGACCCTGGCCGGCGCCCGTACGCAGGTCGGCACGGTGCCGAACGTGGTCACCACCAACGGCGAGGGCGGCCTGCTCGGCGTCGCCGCCGACCCGAACTGGGCGACCAACCACTTCATCTACCTCATGCACACCGCGTCCGAGGGCAACCGGATCGCCCGGATGACCTACAACGGCACCAGCCTGAGCGGCTACACGGTGCTGGTCCAGGGCATCGCCAAGAACCGCTACCACAACGGCGGCCGCCTGGCCTTCGGCCCGGACGGATACCTCTACGCCACCACCGGCGACGCGCAGACCAGCAACCTGGCGCAGGACAAGAACTCGCTCAACGGCAAGGTGCTGCGGATGCGCACCGACGGCACGCCCGCCCCGGGCAACCCGTTCGGCACGCTGGTCTACAGCTACGGGCACCGCAACCCGCAGGGCCTGGCCTGGGACTCGCAGGGCCGCCTGTGGGAGGCCGAGTTCGGCAACAGCCTGTACGACGAGCTGAACCTGATCAAGCCCGGTCTCAACTACGGCTGGCCGACCTGCGAGGGCACCTGCTCGGTGGCCGGCATGGAGAACCCCAAGCGCCAGTGGTCGGTCGACACGGCCTCGCCCAGCGGCATCGCCATCGTGCGCGACACGGTCTACATGGCCGCGCTGCGCGGCGAGCGCATGTGGCGCATCCCCCTGCTCAGCGGCGAGAGCACCGGCACGCCGACGGCCTACTACGTCGGCACCTACGGCCGGCTGCGGACGGTCACCAAGGTGCCCGGTGCCGACCAGCTCTGGCTGAGCACCACCAACAGCGACAACAACGGAGGCGCCGCGAACGGTTCGGACACCATCTTCAAGATCACGATCTCCTGA
- a CDS encoding glycosyl hydrolase family 8, whose translation MRTAPRTAHRLAAAFAGALVLTAAAPLTQAAAATTRYEGESATISQGVVEANHLNYSGTGFVNTDNVTGSYVQWTVTASSAGSATVAIRYSNGTTTGRPADIAVNGTVVAAASAFGGTTNWDTWATKTLTVNLNAGSNTVRVTATTANGTANLDYLDLTIGSTGTGPAIPFGSHQYAYAAGTLKPSGSQSTLDAAVVSYYNAWKSAFVKQNCGNGWYEVISPDADHPYVAEAQGYGMVITALMAGADANAKTVFDGMVKFMLAHPSVNNANLLAAEQDTACKSVNGSDSATDGDLDVALGLLMADKQWGSTGTYNYKQLAVNHINAIKASEVNPTTKLMLLGDWSTSGDALYWTTRPSDFHLDHFRAFKTATGDTFWDTVRTNHQNLITNLQTQYAPNTGLLPDFVVNTNTTAKPAPGQVLEDPNDGKYFWNSCRTPWRIGTDAITGGGSASLTSARKLNTWIKSKTGSNPSSIAVGYSLSGTQISSGSEPAFFAPFAVAAMTDSGSQAWLDALWTKMINTGFSSSDYYSTSIQLQVMIVASGNYWLP comes from the coding sequence ATGCGCACCGCACCACGGACGGCACACCGCCTGGCCGCCGCCTTCGCCGGCGCCCTGGTCCTGACCGCCGCCGCCCCGCTGACCCAGGCCGCCGCGGCCACCACCCGCTACGAGGGCGAGAGCGCCACGATCTCGCAGGGCGTGGTCGAGGCCAACCACCTCAACTACTCCGGCACCGGCTTCGTCAACACCGACAACGTCACCGGCAGCTACGTGCAGTGGACCGTCACCGCGAGCAGCGCGGGCAGCGCCACCGTCGCCATCCGGTACAGCAACGGCACCACCACCGGCCGGCCCGCCGACATCGCGGTCAACGGCACGGTCGTGGCGGCGGCCTCGGCGTTCGGCGGCACCACCAACTGGGACACCTGGGCCACCAAGACGCTGACGGTGAACCTGAACGCGGGCAGCAACACCGTCCGGGTCACCGCGACCACCGCCAACGGCACCGCCAACCTCGACTACCTCGACCTCACCATCGGCAGCACCGGCACCGGACCGGCGATCCCGTTCGGCAGCCACCAGTACGCGTACGCGGCGGGCACGCTCAAGCCGTCCGGGTCGCAGTCCACGCTGGACGCCGCCGTGGTGTCGTACTACAACGCCTGGAAGTCCGCGTTCGTCAAGCAGAACTGCGGCAACGGCTGGTACGAGGTCATCTCCCCGGACGCCGACCACCCGTACGTCGCCGAGGCGCAGGGCTACGGCATGGTCATCACCGCGCTCATGGCCGGGGCCGACGCCAACGCCAAGACCGTCTTCGACGGCATGGTCAAGTTCATGCTGGCCCACCCGTCGGTGAACAACGCCAACCTGCTCGCCGCCGAGCAGGACACCGCCTGCAAGAGCGTCAACGGCTCCGACTCGGCCACCGACGGCGACCTCGACGTGGCGCTGGGCCTGCTCATGGCCGACAAGCAGTGGGGCAGCACCGGCACGTACAACTACAAGCAGCTCGCGGTGAACCACATCAACGCGATCAAGGCCAGCGAGGTCAACCCGACCACGAAGCTGATGCTGCTGGGCGACTGGAGCACCTCGGGCGACGCGCTGTACTGGACCACCCGCCCGTCGGACTTCCACCTCGACCACTTCCGGGCGTTCAAGACGGCCACCGGCGACACGTTCTGGGACACCGTCCGCACCAACCACCAGAACCTGATCACCAACCTCCAGACGCAGTACGCCCCGAACACCGGCCTGCTGCCCGACTTCGTGGTCAACACCAACACCACCGCCAAGCCCGCTCCGGGCCAGGTGCTGGAGGACCCGAACGACGGCAAGTACTTCTGGAACTCCTGCCGCACCCCGTGGCGCATCGGCACCGACGCGATCACCGGCGGCGGCTCGGCCTCGCTCACCTCCGCCCGCAAACTCAACACCTGGATCAAGTCGAAGACCGGCAGCAACCCGAGCAGCATCGCGGTCGGCTACTCGCTGAGCGGCACCCAGATCAGCTCGGGCAGCGAACCGGCGTTCTTCGCGCCGTTCGCGGTCGCGGCGATGACCGACTCCGGCAGCCAGGCCTGGCTGGACGCGCTCTGGACCAAGATGATCAACACCGGGTTCAGCAGCAGCGACTACTACTCCACCAGCATCCAGCTCCAGGTCATGATCGTCGCCAGCGGCAACTACTGGCTGCCCTGA